A single window of Candidatus Binatia bacterium DNA harbors:
- the sppA gene encoding signal peptide peptidase SppA — translation MMQLWKWIVRIATLASIAWAAWYWVHGPTIEQGSYLVLDLSGSFSEARPNGLVGRLFHQGHSLGEVTEALRKVRHDGRIAGVVARTGKLDCGWAQAEEIRSALAEVKAAGKRVVAELDVELAPASKEIFVASAADTVYVTPAAAPLLIGLSAHSVFLGGLWPKIDVAMQVEQVGEYKSAGDELARESMSPAQREMLDAILDDVSARFVRTVSSARNIAAADLQKAIDRGVSRPRQLVETGVANGVRSHQEVLVELGGKNAAPTVDEQVYSRVRAASLGIDDGPVVAIVHAVGTVQTGKSPPGGGSFGSDSIAAALAEAAGDKGVSAIVLRVASPGGSPAASDEIWLAIREAAKKKPVVASLGDVAASGGYYLASAADRIVAAPGTLTGSIGVVFFKPDVSALLSRIGVHTATLQRGRFSSMFDLDRSLDAEELSMVRSQIADVYQLFLERVATGRKKKVEEIDRIGAGRVWTGQQAFERGLVDEVGTMEDAVRAAANAAGIHDIDKVQLVHYPKGDTLVEQMAELGAGASAAMAPPLVTRIQALLGDSASLLTLEPGVAVVADSVPMID, via the coding sequence ATGATGCAGCTTTGGAAATGGATCGTGCGCATCGCGACGCTGGCCAGCATCGCGTGGGCGGCCTGGTACTGGGTGCACGGCCCGACCATCGAGCAGGGCAGCTACCTCGTGCTCGACCTATCCGGCAGCTTCTCGGAGGCGCGGCCGAACGGCCTGGTCGGGCGTCTCTTTCATCAGGGACATTCGCTCGGTGAAGTGACCGAGGCGCTGCGCAAGGTGCGCCACGACGGCCGCATCGCCGGCGTCGTCGCCCGCACGGGCAAGCTCGACTGCGGCTGGGCCCAGGCCGAAGAGATTCGTTCGGCGCTTGCCGAGGTCAAGGCGGCCGGCAAGCGCGTCGTCGCCGAGCTGGACGTCGAGCTGGCTCCCGCATCGAAGGAGATTTTCGTCGCATCGGCCGCCGACACCGTCTACGTGACGCCGGCCGCCGCACCCCTGTTGATCGGCCTTTCGGCCCACTCGGTGTTCCTCGGCGGCCTGTGGCCGAAAATCGACGTCGCGATGCAGGTCGAGCAGGTCGGAGAATACAAGAGCGCCGGCGACGAGCTCGCGCGCGAGTCGATGTCGCCGGCCCAGCGCGAGATGCTCGACGCGATTCTCGACGACGTGAGCGCGCGCTTCGTGCGCACCGTCTCGTCTGCGCGCAACATCGCTGCAGCCGACCTGCAGAAGGCGATCGACCGCGGCGTTTCACGACCGCGCCAGCTCGTCGAGACCGGCGTCGCCAACGGCGTGCGCAGCCACCAGGAAGTGCTCGTCGAGCTCGGCGGCAAAAACGCAGCACCGACGGTCGACGAGCAGGTGTACTCGAGGGTGCGCGCAGCTTCGCTCGGGATCGACGACGGTCCCGTCGTCGCGATCGTTCATGCCGTCGGAACGGTGCAGACCGGCAAGAGCCCGCCCGGTGGCGGAAGTTTCGGCTCCGATTCGATCGCGGCTGCACTTGCGGAAGCCGCCGGAGACAAGGGCGTCAGCGCGATCGTGCTGCGCGTCGCATCGCCCGGAGGATCGCCGGCCGCGTCCGACGAGATCTGGCTGGCGATTCGCGAAGCCGCAAAGAAAAAGCCCGTCGTCGCTTCGCTCGGCGATGTCGCTGCGTCGGGAGGCTACTACCTCGCGTCGGCGGCCGACCGCATCGTCGCGGCTCCCGGCACGCTCACCGGCTCGATCGGCGTCGTCTTCTTCAAGCCGGACGTCAGCGCCCTGCTCAGTCGCATCGGCGTGCACACCGCGACGCTGCAGCGCGGCCGCTTTTCGAGCATGTTCGACCTCGACCGCAGCCTCGACGCCGAAGAGCTGTCGATGGTGCGCAGCCAGATCGCCGACGTCTATCAGCTTTTCCTCGAGCGCGTCGCGACCGGCCGCAAGAAGAAGGTGGAGGAGATCGACCGCATCGGCGCCGGCAGGGTCTGGACCGGCCAGCAGGCGTTCGAAAGAGGACTCGTCGACGAGGTCGGCACCATGGAGGACGCGGTGCGGGCAGCCGCCAACGCGGCCGGGATCCACGACATCGACAAGGTGCAGCTCGTGCACTACCCGAAGGGCGACACCCTGGTCGAGCAGATGGCCGAGCTCGGCGCCGGCGCCTCCGCAGCGATGGCTCCGCCGCTGGTCACGCGAATCCAGGCCCTGCTCGGCGACAGCGCCTCGCTGCTTACGCTGGAGCCCGGCGTCGCAGTCGTGGCAGACTCGGTGCCGATGATCGACTAG
- a CDS encoding aminopeptidase P N-terminal domain-containing protein, translating into MTLHGPAPSAFAERRAAVRAALKGAVLFLPETPEAVYANDVHYSYRPDTNARYLSGFEEPCALILTSHGKEDDGFTMCVRPRDDKSETWTGRRAGLEGARETYGADHAVTLDEAFDVLLQHLRRADRLYYAHSRDPLVNQRILDLVHEANSERPRRGGDPLVVSEAAPLLADFRLRKRPEEIDRLREAARVSAAAHTRLMETIRPGQNEYQAQALLEFEFRNGGCTGPAYGSICAGGAGATVLHYTTNDRELVDGELMLVDAAGEYGGYCADITRTFPVGRKFTSGQAALYDIVLASQKAAIEAVRPGVRIDEVHRIAIRELVEGMLGLELLTGTVDECMERNAYALYYMHNTSHWLGMDVHDAGSYRVGGDSRVLEPGMVLTVEPGIYLRTDAPVDEKLRGIGIRIEDDVLVTESGREVLTDDVPKDRRELEKLRKRALG; encoded by the coding sequence ATGACTCTTCATGGACCGGCACCATCTGCCTTCGCCGAGCGGCGCGCCGCCGTGCGCGCCGCATTGAAGGGTGCCGTGCTCTTCCTTCCCGAGACGCCGGAGGCGGTCTACGCCAACGACGTCCACTACAGCTACCGCCCCGACACCAACGCGCGCTACCTCAGCGGCTTCGAGGAGCCTTGCGCTCTGATCCTGACGAGCCACGGCAAGGAAGACGACGGCTTCACGATGTGCGTGCGCCCGCGCGACGACAAGTCGGAGACGTGGACCGGCCGCCGCGCCGGCCTCGAAGGCGCGAGAGAGACTTACGGGGCCGACCACGCCGTGACGCTCGACGAGGCTTTCGACGTCCTGCTGCAGCACCTTCGCCGCGCCGACCGCCTCTACTACGCGCACAGTCGCGATCCCCTCGTGAACCAGCGCATCCTCGACCTCGTGCACGAAGCCAACTCCGAAAGGCCGCGCCGCGGCGGCGATCCGCTCGTCGTCAGCGAAGCGGCGCCGCTGCTGGCGGATTTCCGGCTGCGCAAGCGGCCCGAGGAGATCGACCGGCTTCGCGAAGCGGCGCGCGTCAGCGCGGCGGCGCACACGCGGCTGATGGAGACGATCCGTCCCGGCCAGAACGAGTACCAGGCCCAGGCCCTGCTCGAGTTCGAGTTTCGCAACGGCGGCTGCACGGGTCCGGCCTACGGCAGCATCTGCGCCGGCGGCGCCGGCGCCACGGTGCTGCACTACACGACCAACGACCGCGAGCTGGTCGACGGCGAGCTGATGCTCGTCGATGCGGCGGGCGAGTACGGCGGATACTGCGCCGACATCACGCGGACCTTCCCGGTCGGTCGCAAGTTCACGAGCGGCCAGGCGGCGCTCTACGACATCGTGCTGGCTTCACAGAAAGCGGCGATCGAGGCCGTACGGCCCGGAGTGCGCATCGACGAAGTGCACCGCATCGCGATTCGCGAGCTGGTCGAAGGAATGCTCGGGCTCGAGCTGCTGACCGGCACCGTCGACGAATGCATGGAGCGCAACGCGTATGCGCTCTACTACATGCACAACACGAGCCACTGGCTCGGCATGGACGTTCACGACGCGGGGAGCTACCGCGTGGGCGGCGACTCGCGCGTGCTCGAGCCGGGCATGGTGCTGACGGTGGAGCCCGGCATCTACCTGCGCACCGACGCGCCGGTGGACGAAAAGCTGCGCGGCATCGGCATCCGCATCGAGGACGACGTGCTCGTCACCGAATCCGGCCGCGAAGTGCTGACCGACGATGTCCCCAAGGACCGCCGCGAGCTGGAAAAGCTGAGAAAGCGCGCGCTCGGCTGA
- a CDS encoding 6-carboxytetrahydropterin synthase — MTSSYEVYVSKDSFKFNAAHFIAYPGFRERLHGHNYRVSVRVEGPVGDDGYVVDFGDIKRAARTVCEELNERVIVPMLSDVLVIRTDGGQVSVACEDGTTFSFPLADCVLLDIRHSSAEELAAWLGERMRTALPILEKRGVTVLEVGVAEAPNQEARFRIELSPVSPVSPVSPASPGSR, encoded by the coding sequence ATGACCTCGAGTTACGAAGTCTACGTCAGCAAGGATTCCTTCAAGTTCAACGCTGCGCATTTCATCGCGTACCCGGGGTTTCGCGAGCGGCTGCACGGGCACAACTACCGCGTGTCGGTTCGCGTCGAGGGGCCGGTCGGAGACGACGGCTACGTCGTCGATTTCGGCGACATCAAGCGCGCGGCACGCACGGTCTGCGAAGAGCTGAACGAGCGAGTAATCGTGCCGATGCTGTCGGACGTGCTCGTGATCCGTACCGACGGCGGGCAGGTTTCGGTGGCCTGCGAGGACGGCACGACGTTTTCGTTTCCGCTTGCCGACTGCGTGCTGCTCGACATCCGCCATTCGTCGGCCGAAGAGCTGGCGGCCTGGCTCGGCGAGCGCATGAGGACTGCGCTGCCGATCCTCGAAAAGCGCGGCGTCACCGTGCTCGAGGTGGGCGTGGCCGAGGCGCCGAACCAGGAAGCGCGCTTCCGCATCGAGTTGTCGCCGGTGTCGCCGGTGTCGCCAGTGTCGCCAGCGTCGCCAGGGTCACGATGA
- the dusB gene encoding tRNA dihydrouridine synthase DusB, translating to MSADRDLLRPLAIGPIRTRTNLVLSPMSGVTDCAFRTTVLEAGGRDAVGLLVSEFIAAEGLSRDNPKTVAMLRYAENERPFSIQIFGADADRMVRAAEMVEEAGADIVDINCGCPAPKVVKRGGGAQLMRTPDVLQGILRAVRAAVSIPVTVKIRAGWDDNSRNAVDFAKMVEDEGAAMLAIHGRTRLQLYSGEADWDLVGEVASRLSIPVLGSGDIADPDGALARLRGGYSDGVMIGRGAMTNPWIFGQTLALAQGRPAAGPTAAERLAVLSHFAAALQETKDLRSWIGRLRGLACHMCKGLPGGAATRRVLGRATSAAAVERILREFLLEGRRFDFEIADDEAPARCVDGPAYGADEPAYSAVSPQGPDPDEARSDDGFDAVAQVA from the coding sequence ATGAGCGCGGACCGCGACCTCCTGAGGCCGCTTGCGATCGGCCCGATCCGCACGCGCACCAACCTGGTGCTTTCGCCGATGTCGGGCGTCACCGACTGCGCGTTTCGCACCACCGTTCTCGAAGCCGGCGGACGCGACGCCGTCGGCCTGCTGGTGAGCGAGTTCATCGCTGCCGAAGGACTGTCGCGCGACAACCCGAAGACCGTCGCGATGCTGCGCTACGCCGAGAACGAGCGGCCGTTTTCGATCCAGATCTTCGGCGCCGACGCCGACCGCATGGTGCGCGCTGCCGAGATGGTCGAAGAGGCCGGCGCCGACATCGTCGACATCAACTGCGGCTGTCCGGCGCCCAAGGTCGTCAAGCGCGGCGGCGGCGCCCAGCTCATGCGCACGCCCGACGTGCTGCAGGGCATCCTTCGCGCGGTGCGTGCGGCGGTCTCGATTCCGGTCACGGTGAAGATCCGCGCCGGCTGGGACGACAACTCCCGCAACGCCGTCGACTTCGCGAAGATGGTCGAGGACGAGGGCGCCGCGATGCTCGCGATCCACGGGCGAACGCGGCTTCAGCTCTACAGCGGCGAAGCCGACTGGGACCTCGTCGGAGAAGTCGCCTCCCGCCTTTCGATCCCGGTGCTCGGAAGCGGCGACATCGCAGATCCCGACGGCGCGCTCGCGCGTCTTCGCGGCGGCTACAGCGACGGCGTGATGATCGGGCGCGGCGCGATGACCAACCCGTGGATCTTCGGGCAGACGCTCGCACTCGCGCAAGGCCGGCCTGCGGCCGGGCCGACTGCCGCGGAGCGGCTCGCCGTCCTTTCGCACTTCGCTGCCGCATTGCAGGAGACGAAGGACCTTCGAAGCTGGATCGGGCGTCTTCGCGGCCTGGCGTGCCACATGTGCAAGGGACTGCCCGGCGGCGCGGCGACGCGCCGCGTGCTCGGGCGCGCCACCAGCGCCGCGGCCGTCGAACGCATCCTGCGCGAATTCCTCCTCGAAGGGCGGCGCTTCGATTTCGAGATTGCGGACGACGAGGCGCCGGCGCGCTGCGTGGATGGGCCGGCGTACGGCGCGGACGAGCCGGCGTACAGCGCGGTTTCACCGCAAGGGCCGGATCCGGACGAAGCGCGCAGCGACGACGGTTTCGACGCCGTCGCCCAAGTCGCCTGA
- a CDS encoding helix-turn-helix transcriptional regulator: protein MFDTQRAAAGSAAQSFRLRRHSTAKFAAWGGAMKTKLSKILYDKGWTEMELSRRTGLAQSYINRVKNARVVPTVRTALRICRALDVAVEEAFVYEEKPYGVSHSAYFPSAHGLVADD from the coding sequence TTGTTCGATACGCAAAGAGCCGCCGCCGGTTCTGCGGCGCAGTCGTTTCGACTGCGCAGGCACAGCACGGCAAAGTTCGCAGCGTGGGGTGGAGCGATGAAGACGAAGCTTTCGAAAATTCTCTACGACAAGGGCTGGACCGAGATGGAGCTGTCGCGGCGCACCGGGCTTGCGCAGAGCTACATCAATCGAGTCAAGAACGCGCGCGTCGTTCCGACGGTGCGCACGGCGCTGCGCATCTGCCGCGCGCTCGACGTCGCCGTCGAAGAAGCGTTCGTCTACGAAGAGAAGCCGTACGGCGTCTCGCACTCGGCGTACTTCCCGAGCGCCCACGGGCTCGTCGCCGACGACTGA
- a CDS encoding sulfurtransferase TusA family protein has translation MKASVTIDARGLKCPVNWAKTAAVLETLAAGTVVEVLVDDPRSEKDLPVAAESAGHFVLAIENKSTHLRILIEK, from the coding sequence GTGAAGGCTTCGGTCACCATCGATGCGAGGGGTCTCAAGTGCCCCGTGAACTGGGCCAAGACTGCGGCAGTGCTCGAAACGCTGGCTGCCGGCACCGTCGTCGAAGTGCTGGTGGACGACCCCCGCTCCGAGAAGGACCTGCCCGTAGCGGCTGAAAGCGCAGGACATTTCGTTCTCGCGATCGAGAACAAAAGCACTCACCTGCGAATCCTCATCGAAAAATGA
- a CDS encoding GNAT family N-acetyltransferase, with translation MHPEPAEKQFYLKDFRGRAILFHVEDAGRLERHAATVLAELVDNPTLVIVVARRFPRKRRPLRLVRRDFEKRPAALVPLSEKLMSDRRADVYLPRGLAGARALAWSRELAARLGVSKLVVVDERGGLDSGSGTRSFVNAIALGRLVRAEEDCGDWSFAELQQLLLAVRNGVDAVNLTTADGVAEELFTYQGAGTLVTAEEYCTVERLGVEHFQEAERLLARGEREGFLLPRDEEQKHRLLLTGYGAWFGGTRLAGVCSLETEAYSRRRVGEIVGLYTITRFQGEGVGVRMIDHVVDVAREGGLRGLFACSSNDRAVAFFERCGFASVDPARVPPAKWVGRRSDAMPCVLWRDL, from the coding sequence ATGCATCCCGAGCCGGCCGAGAAACAGTTCTACCTGAAGGACTTTCGCGGTCGCGCGATCCTTTTCCACGTCGAAGACGCCGGCCGCCTGGAAAGGCACGCCGCTACGGTGCTGGCCGAGCTCGTCGACAATCCGACGCTGGTGATCGTCGTCGCGAGGCGCTTTCCGCGCAAGAGGCGGCCCCTTCGCCTCGTGCGCCGCGATTTCGAAAAGCGTCCCGCCGCGCTCGTTCCCCTTTCCGAAAAACTGATGAGCGACCGGCGCGCCGACGTCTACCTGCCGCGCGGCCTGGCAGGCGCCCGGGCGCTGGCCTGGTCGCGCGAGCTGGCCGCGCGCCTCGGCGTCAGCAAGCTCGTCGTCGTCGACGAGAGGGGAGGGCTCGACTCGGGAAGCGGGACGCGTTCGTTCGTCAACGCGATCGCGCTCGGGCGCCTGGTGCGCGCCGAGGAGGACTGCGGCGACTGGAGCTTTGCCGAGCTGCAGCAGCTCCTGCTGGCCGTGCGCAATGGAGTCGACGCTGTGAACCTGACCACGGCCGACGGAGTTGCCGAAGAGCTGTTCACGTACCAGGGTGCGGGCACGCTGGTTACTGCCGAGGAGTACTGCACGGTGGAGCGCCTCGGTGTCGAGCATTTCCAGGAAGCCGAAAGGCTGCTGGCCCGCGGCGAGCGCGAAGGTTTCCTGCTGCCGCGCGACGAGGAGCAGAAGCACCGGCTGCTGCTGACGGGCTACGGTGCCTGGTTCGGAGGCACCCGCCTTGCCGGCGTCTGCAGCCTCGAGACCGAAGCGTATTCCCGCCGCCGCGTCGGCGAGATCGTCGGCCTCTACACGATTACCCGTTTCCAGGGCGAGGGAGTCGGTGTACGCATGATCGACCACGTCGTCGACGTCGCGCGCGAGGGCGGGCTCAGGGGCCTCTTCGCGTGCAGCTCGAACGACCGCGCCGTCGCGTTTTTCGAGCGCTGCGGGTTTGCTTCGGTGGATCCGGCGCGGGTTCCGCCGGCAAAGTGGGTAGGACGCCGCAGCGACGCGATGCCTTGCGTGCTGTGGCGGGACCTGTGA
- the ggt gene encoding gamma-glutamyltransferase, protein MSRPSSAPVTARLRIAVSIPLLLCLVVAAPAVPAAAATLEARHGAVAAEHRLASAAGVEILQKGGNAVDAAVAAALATGVVNPSSSGIGGGGFLVLWDARHHKAATIDFREAASRHATETMYVRPDGTVDSEASKTGVLAVGIPGEPRGLALALKRYGKLKLEVVAAPAIRLAREGFPIEAHLASMIASGRDRLAADPELASVFLHSDGSPKREGETLQRPQLAATLERMAKVGADDFYDGELGAEIVHAVATWKGATPAQVALAIDAKDLKDYRAIERDPIHVRYRTRDVWSMPPPSSGGPVLAEALDVLSGWDVSKIDRNGPTLPHLLAETEKAVFADRATFYGDPAFTKIPLVWLLGPDHAREIRAKLDWNHAAHSSDFAPKADAGHDAGTSHISVVDADGNAASLTTSVNTGFGAGISVPGRDIVLNNTMDDFSVAPGKPNAFGLVGSKANAVAPGKRPLSSMTPTIVTNDGHVQLVAGASGGPLIITATLATLVGVVDFGLTSEVAVGSPRVHHQWLPEVLMVEPEMPENIQKSLKSVGHTLAPLNAKASVQAIDVSGTGDARVLHATSDPRKGGIPAGY, encoded by the coding sequence ATGTCGCGACCATCGTCGGCCCCCGTCACGGCGCGGCTGCGCATCGCCGTTTCGATCCCGCTCTTGCTCTGCCTCGTCGTTGCCGCACCGGCAGTCCCGGCCGCTGCGGCCACCCTCGAAGCCCGGCACGGAGCCGTGGCGGCCGAGCATCGTCTCGCGTCGGCAGCCGGAGTCGAGATCCTTCAGAAGGGAGGCAACGCCGTCGACGCGGCAGTGGCCGCCGCCCTGGCAACCGGCGTCGTCAATCCGTCGTCATCCGGAATCGGCGGCGGCGGCTTCCTCGTCCTCTGGGATGCCAGGCACCACAAGGCCGCGACGATCGATTTTCGCGAGGCCGCCTCGCGCCACGCCACCGAGACGATGTACGTGCGCCCCGACGGCACCGTCGATTCGGAGGCCAGCAAGACCGGCGTCCTCGCGGTGGGCATTCCGGGCGAGCCGCGCGGGCTGGCGCTGGCGCTCAAGCGCTACGGCAAGCTCAAGCTCGAGGTGGTCGCGGCCCCGGCAATCCGGCTGGCGCGCGAGGGATTTCCGATCGAGGCCCACCTCGCGTCGATGATCGCGTCGGGCCGCGACCGCCTGGCCGCCGATCCGGAGCTCGCCAGCGTATTCCTGCACTCCGACGGCAGCCCCAAGCGCGAAGGAGAGACCCTGCAGCGGCCCCAGCTCGCGGCCACTCTCGAACGAATGGCCAAGGTGGGCGCCGATGATTTCTACGACGGCGAGCTGGGCGCCGAAATCGTCCACGCCGTCGCGACGTGGAAGGGAGCCACGCCGGCGCAGGTGGCGCTCGCGATCGATGCGAAGGACCTCAAGGACTACCGCGCCATCGAGCGTGACCCGATTCACGTTCGCTACCGCACCCGCGACGTCTGGTCGATGCCTCCGCCGAGCTCCGGCGGACCGGTGCTGGCCGAGGCCCTGGACGTGCTGTCGGGCTGGGATGTCTCGAAAATCGACCGCAACGGACCGACGCTGCCCCACCTGCTGGCAGAGACCGAAAAAGCCGTGTTCGCCGACCGCGCGACGTTCTACGGAGATCCCGCGTTCACGAAGATCCCGCTGGTGTGGCTGCTCGGCCCCGACCACGCGCGTGAGATCCGCGCGAAGCTGGACTGGAACCATGCCGCACACTCTTCCGATTTCGCGCCGAAGGCGGATGCGGGGCACGACGCCGGTACCTCGCACATCTCGGTCGTCGATGCCGACGGCAACGCCGCGTCGCTGACGACGAGCGTCAACACCGGGTTCGGCGCCGGCATCTCGGTGCCCGGCCGCGACATCGTTCTCAACAACACGATGGACGACTTCTCGGTGGCGCCCGGAAAGCCGAATGCGTTCGGGCTCGTCGGAAGCAAAGCCAATGCGGTGGCGCCGGGCAAGAGGCCGCTGTCGAGCATGACGCCGACCATCGTCACCAACGACGGTCACGTCCAGCTCGTCGCCGGGGCCTCCGGAGGGCCGCTGATCATCACGGCAACGCTGGCGACGCTCGTCGGCGTCGTCGATTTCGGCCTGACGAGCGAGGTGGCGGTGGGATCCCCGCGCGTGCACCACCAGTGGCTGCCCGAAGTGCTGATGGTCGAGCCGGAGATGCCGGAGAACATCCAGAAGTCGCTGAAGAGCGTCGGGCACACGCTCGCGCCGCTCAATGCGAAGGCCTCGGTGCAGGCCATCGACGTGAGCGGAACCGGCGACGCGCGCGTGCTGCACGCGACGAGCGATCCGCGAAAAGGCGGCATCCCGGCGGGCTACTGA
- a CDS encoding HAD-IA family hydrolase produces the protein MSLVPESFPIQPGPGRSPKKGEAPVRAFFFDVYGTVCDFYQPLRRAFDALARDKGVACDAGALAIAWRGAYARSTFLAAGFGLPLRPLVEMHRDNLVALVADAFPAAVTGAELDDLVATWNHLDPWPDSVAGLAALKKIAVVAPVSNGNFDDIVALSRHAGFSWDLVLGSSVARAYKPHPDIYLKSCEALRLEPRECCMVAAHQVDLAYAAGHGMQTAFVIRRDEFGGAIKAKGSADIAAAEVDVEGEWTFVARDFVELAALAAG, from the coding sequence ATGAGCCTGGTTCCCGAAAGCTTTCCGATCCAGCCGGGACCCGGCCGCTCCCCGAAGAAGGGCGAGGCGCCGGTGCGCGCGTTCTTCTTCGACGTCTACGGCACGGTCTGCGATTTCTACCAGCCGCTGCGTCGCGCGTTCGACGCGCTCGCGCGCGACAAGGGCGTTGCGTGCGACGCCGGAGCGCTCGCGATCGCCTGGCGCGGCGCTTACGCCCGCTCGACGTTCCTCGCGGCAGGCTTCGGCCTTCCGCTGCGGCCTCTGGTCGAAATGCATCGCGACAATCTCGTCGCGCTTGTCGCCGACGCTTTTCCTGCGGCGGTGACCGGCGCCGAGCTCGATGATCTTGTCGCTACGTGGAACCACCTGGATCCATGGCCGGACAGCGTCGCCGGCCTGGCCGCGCTCAAGAAGATCGCCGTCGTCGCACCGGTATCCAACGGCAACTTCGACGACATCGTAGCGCTGTCGCGGCACGCCGGCTTTTCGTGGGACCTCGTGCTCGGATCGTCGGTCGCACGCGCGTACAAGCCGCACCCCGACATTTATTTGAAATCGTGCGAGGCGCTTCGCCTCGAGCCGCGCGAGTGCTGCATGGTCGCGGCGCACCAGGTGGACCTGGCGTACGCGGCGGGACACGGCATGCAGACGGCATTCGTGATCCGCCGCGACGAGTTCGGCGGAGCAATCAAAGCCAAGGGCAGCGCCGACATCGCGGCCGCCGAGGTGGACGTCGAAGGAGAATGGACGTTCGTCGCGCGCGATTTCGTCGAGCTGGCAGCGCTGGCGGCGGGCTGA
- a CDS encoding adenylosuccinate synthase: MNVSAKTVVVVGLQWGDEGKGKVVDLLSGKADVVVRYQGGNNAGHTLVVDGEQTVLHLVPSGALHPNTTCVIGGGVVVDPTVLIKEITALKKRGLLAGARSLLISQEAHVILPHHKAIDQAREKKRGTGMIGTTGRGIGPAYEDKSARIGVRMADLVRPEHFARVLRGVLEDRNDYLHAVLSSARLDFDAMIDELVECGRQLAPMVCDTSSFLDEAIRSGKNVLFEGAQGVLLDVDHGTYPFVTSSNTGAGGVPNGAGVSPKLVSRVIGISKAYTTRVGSGPFPTELTDALGERLRVEGGEYGATTGRPRRCGWFDAMVVRKGVRLSGVDAIALTKLDVLTGLETLRLCTGYKLDGKRIDAIPPLADDFGRVEPMYEEMPGWSEQITDARSLSQLPENARRYVARLEQLVGVPVGILSTGPGREQTMILSEPFDFAD, translated from the coding sequence GTGAACGTATCTGCAAAGACGGTGGTCGTCGTCGGCCTGCAGTGGGGCGACGAGGGCAAGGGCAAGGTCGTCGACCTGCTTTCGGGCAAGGCCGACGTCGTCGTGCGCTACCAGGGCGGCAACAACGCGGGGCACACGCTGGTCGTCGACGGCGAGCAGACGGTGCTGCACCTGGTGCCGTCCGGTGCGCTGCACCCGAATACGACGTGCGTGATCGGCGGCGGCGTCGTCGTCGATCCTACCGTGCTCATCAAGGAGATCACTGCGCTCAAGAAGCGCGGGCTGCTCGCGGGCGCGCGTTCGTTGCTGATCAGCCAGGAAGCGCACGTGATCCTGCCTCACCACAAGGCGATCGACCAGGCGCGCGAAAAAAAGCGCGGCACCGGCATGATCGGTACGACCGGTCGCGGCATCGGCCCGGCCTACGAGGACAAATCGGCGCGCATCGGCGTGCGCATGGCCGACCTCGTGCGGCCCGAGCACTTCGCGCGCGTGCTGCGCGGCGTGCTCGAGGACAGGAACGACTACCTGCATGCGGTGCTGTCGAGCGCACGCCTGGATTTCGACGCGATGATCGACGAGCTCGTCGAGTGCGGGCGCCAGCTCGCGCCGATGGTCTGCGATACGTCGAGCTTCCTCGATGAGGCGATCCGCTCGGGCAAAAACGTGCTTTTCGAAGGCGCCCAGGGCGTGCTGCTCGACGTCGACCACGGTACCTACCCGTTCGTCACGTCGTCGAACACCGGAGCCGGCGGCGTGCCCAACGGTGCGGGTGTTTCGCCGAAGCTGGTGAGCCGCGTCATCGGCATCTCCAAGGCGTACACTACGCGCGTCGGCAGCGGCCCGTTCCCGACCGAGCTCACCGATGCTCTCGGCGAGAGGCTGCGGGTCGAAGGCGGCGAATACGGCGCGACGACCGGACGGCCGCGTCGCTGCGGCTGGTTCGACGCGATGGTCGTGCGCAAGGGTGTGCGGCTTTCGGGCGTCGATGCGATCGCGCTGACCAAGCTCGACGTGCTGACGGGCCTGGAGACGCTGCGCCTTTGCACCGGCTACAAGCTCGACGGCAAGCGCATCGATGCGATCCCGCCGCTCGCGGACGATTTCGGCAGGGTCGAGCCGATGTACGAGGAGATGCCGGGATGGAGCGAGCAGATCACCGACGCGCGCTCCCTGTCGCAGCTTCCCGAGAACGCGCGCCGCTACGTCGCGCGCCTCGAGCAGCTCGTCGGCGTCCCGGTAGGCATCCTGTCGACCGGCCCCGGCCGCGAGCAGACGATGATCCTGTCGGAGCCCTTCGACTTCGCCGACTGA